The Ranitomeya imitator isolate aRanImi1 chromosome 3, aRanImi1.pri, whole genome shotgun sequence genome has a window encoding:
- the LOC138673008 gene encoding lamina-associated polypeptide 2, isoforms alpha/zeta-like: protein MESPEGTTSQQQQEPQQLSDKPRRSSQRRSSGSSRAGGAKEARISIPKSSARKDLPASKDPPSTGRKSLSKAKHRQCAECAEPLPDGHLRKLCKICIQRLLEEEAPDLTSTIREMVRQEIKGAERSKSRGAEAKRSSPLSEVDSDSGELSSGSLPSTSSSEDQESARACLSLERVNHLVKAVNSTMGIEDTQSECSIQDVMFRGIERKSRRAFPVIDKIKSLISKEWKKPERKGSLPPAFKRRYPFEEAASSSWDKVPKLDAAVAKACKKSSLPFDDLGNLKDPLDRKADIFLKGAWETSAGSLRPAIAATCTARSLMVWLGHLEDQLRDKVPRSEILSSMSTIQDAAAFLSDASADSVRLAARSSALSNAARRALWIKCWPGDLQARTKLCSIPCEGAHLFGPVLDELLEKAGDSKKRFPFLGRPFYRRDYNRGWSNRRRPYRDSNRESTRYDNSRRRGRGFMFNPSREVKKPQ, encoded by the exons atggagtcgccagaaggaactaccagccagcagcagcaggagccgcagcagctgtcagataagcctcgtagaagctcccagcgtcggtctagtggcagtagccgcgctggtggagctaaggaggcacggatctctataccaaaatcctcagcccgtaaagatttgccggcttcgaaggatcccccatctacg gggaggaaaagtttgtccaaagccaaacataggcagtgtgccgaatgtgcagagccgcttccagatggacatttgaggaagttatgtaaaatatgtattcaacgtttactggaggaggaggcgcctgatctaacctctacaataagagagatggtgagacaggaaattaaaggtgccgaGAGATCCAAATCTCGGGGGGCAGAAGCTaaaaggtcatcccctttatctgaggtagattcggattcgggtgagctgagctcagggtctcttccgtccacttcctcctctgaggatcaggagtctgctcgagcctgtttgtccctagaaagggttaaccatctggtcaaagcagttaacagcacaatggggatagaagatacccaatcggaatgttccattcaggatgttatgttcaggggtattgagcgaaaatcccgaagagcctttccagtgattgacaagatcaaatcgttaatctcaaaagaatggaagaaaccagaaaggaaggggtcgcttccgccagcctttaaaagacggtatccctttgaagaagcggcttcgtcctcatgggataaagtcccgaagttggatgcggcagtcgctaaggcatgcaaaaagtcgtctctccccttcgacgacttgggaaatttgaaagacccgttagataggaaagccgacatcttccttaagggagcttgggagacttcagcagggtctctgaggccagccattgcagccacttgtaccgctcgatccttgatggtttggttgggtcacctcgaagatcagctcagagataaagtccctaggtcggaaatattgtcctctatgtccacaatccaggatgccgcagccttcctctcagatgcttcagcagattcggtcaggttggccgccaggtcctcggcattatccaatgcagccaggagagcactatggataaaatgctggccaggggacttacaagctagaacaaaattatgtagcattccttgtgaaggggctcacttgttcggaccagtcctagacgagctattggaaaaagcaggggatagtaaaaaacgctttcccttcctaggaagacccttctacagacgggactataatagaggatggtccaaccgcagaagaccatatagagactccaacagagaatctactagatatgacaacagcagaagaaggggtagaggatttatgtttaatccttcacgagaggttaagaaaccacaatga